A genomic stretch from Hemibagrus wyckioides isolate EC202008001 linkage group LG18, SWU_Hwy_1.0, whole genome shotgun sequence includes:
- the xndc1 gene encoding short transient receptor potential channel 2 has protein sequence MAPVKIKHVVSFTSEDPKHRVVNLCSGGEGSSPWLCSAAERSGLLKAELQLDRASSIAFIDVGNHGSAFIQVDVGRSSWPIDHPYVTLLPTATLMSPADSRQGTGKHSVRMFKKGDFLPQAAEESWDRLRVTCSQPFNKRNQFGLSFFRIRTADEHDEEPSANQENPTTQNQTTPDKMWSVRDWISSPPVQHTFFGQKTGESSPGEPTKDHGKLSRAERMVTAAQSTRRSLHKTSCNASVSSSERQEKTQNKQQGPARTPQACRRKSETIQKQASLSSTPKRSGCGTSDVTATQKKNNVLRHSPDKSHIPATSLQMNSPDYPESPETVCPICGVSFSSDYLPLHASSCLDSAAFSSVTERELGSSFSIHQPSDPSTDELMVPCPLCSFRFPIDCIQQHASTCGD, from the exons ATGGCACCAGTTAAAATTAAACATGTCGTCTCCTTCACGTCAGAG GACCCCAAGCACCGTGTGGTGAACCTGTGCTCTGGCGGTGAAGGAAGCAGCCCGTGGCTCTGTAGTGCAGCGGAGAGGAGCGGCCTTCTGAAAGCCGAGCTGCAGCTGGACAGAGCTTCTAGCATCGCCTTTATTGACGTTG GAAACCACGGCTCCGCATTCATTCAGGTGGACGTGGGACGTTCTTCCTGGCCTATAGATCATCCTTATGTCACACTGCTGCCCACTGCAACCCTGATGAGCCCGGCTGATTCACGACAAGGCACAGGAAAGCACAGTGTGCGCATGTTCAAAAAAG GTGACTTTTTACCCCAGGCTGCTGAAGAGAGCTGGGACAGGCTGAGGGTCACCTGCAGTCAGCCCTTTAACAAACGCAACCAATTTGGCCTGTCTTTCTTTCGTATTCGCACTGCTGATGAACATGATGAAGAGCCATCTGCCAATCAGGAGAACCCAACTACCCAAAACCAG ACTACACCAGACAAGATGTGGTCAGTAAGAGATTGGATCTCTAGCCCTCCTGTACAGCACACCTTCTTTGGCCAAAAGACAGG aGAAAGCTCTCCAGGAGAACCCACAAAGGATCATGGGAAACTGAGCAGGGCTGAACGCATGGTAACAGCTGCACAGTCAACCAGGCGTTCTCTACACAAAACCTCCTGCAATGCATCAGTCAGCAGTAGTGAGAGACAAGAGAAGACCCAGAACAAACAGCAGG GTCCAGCCAGGACTCCTCAGGCATGCCGGAGAAAGTCAGAAACAAT ACAAAAGCAGGCAAGCCTGTCCTCAACTCCCAAGAGGTCCGGATGTGGTACATCAGATGTTACTGCCACCCAGAAGAAAAATAATGTGCTCAGACACAGTCCTGATAAATCTCATATACCAGCAACATCACTACAGATGAACAGCCCAGATTATCCTGAATCTCCTGAGACTGTATGCCCaatatgtggag TGTCTTTCAGTTCAGACTACTTGCCCCTTCATGCCTCTTCCTGTCTGGATTCTGCTGCATTCTCGAgtgtcacagagagagaacttGGGTCATCTTTTTCCATTCATCAACCTTCTGATCCAAGCACAGATGAGCTCATGGTGCCATGTCCTCTGTGCTCCTTCAGATTCCCTATAGACTGCATCCAACAGCATGCCAGTACCTGTGGTGACTAA